A portion of the Gigantopelta aegis isolate Gae_Host chromosome 10, Gae_host_genome, whole genome shotgun sequence genome contains these proteins:
- the LOC121383595 gene encoding putative nuclease HARBI1 codes for MADVHGLSQTTVCNVLKRVTIAIARLRPHYIAFPNNVELDSVKARFLNIAGFPNCVGAIDCSHNRIIGHGDNGQRFINRKGWSSINVQAVSDTNHTFVNIVAHWHGSVHDSRIFNNSLLKQKFGDIDRLLIGGSGYPCLPYLMTLLLNPRDDADNRYNRALCSTRNLVECMFGIWKRRFPCLTYTLRFKDIRASLAVIVAAAVLHNIAVAEREPNFNDDLDDPQPPLRINGVQNGRGNAVGRAMIQQYFS; via the coding sequence ATGGCCGACGTTCATGGACTTTCTCAGACGACTGTATGTAATGTCCTCAAACGAGTGACCATTGCCATTGCTAGATTGAGACCACACTATATAGCATTCCCCAATAACGTGGAATTGGACAGTGTTAAAGCaaggtttttaaatattgctGGTTTTCCAAACTGTGTAGGAGCTATCGATTGCAGTCATAATCGTATAATTGGACACGGTGATAACGGACAACGATTTATCAACAGAAAAGGCTGGTCTTCTATCAATGTCCAAGCAGTAAGTGACACTAACCATACATTTGTGAACATAGTGGCACACTGGCATGGGTCAGTTCATGACAgtagaatatttaacaacagtttACTAAAGCAGAAGTTTGGAGATATAGATAGATTATTGATTGGTGGTTCGGGATATCCCTGTTTGCCTTACCTAATGACACTTCTGCTGAATCCAAGAGATGATGCCGACAATAGATACAACCGAGCTCTATGTTCAACAAGAAACTTAGTGGAATGCATGTTTGGGATTTGGAAACGCAGGTTTCCTTGTCTAACATACACTCTCCGCTTCAAGGACATACGTGCATCTCTAGCAGTGATCGTAGCCGCAGCGGTATTGCATAACATTGCTGTCGCTGAAAGGGAACCTAATTTTAATGATGACCTTGATGATCCACAGCCTCCACTTAGGATCAATGGGGTGCAAAATGGTCGTGGCAATGCTGTCGGAAGGGCTATGATTCAGCAATATTTTTCTTAA